The Engystomops pustulosus chromosome 4, aEngPut4.maternal, whole genome shotgun sequence genome contains a region encoding:
- the LOC140126088 gene encoding E3 ubiquitin-protein ligase TRIM11-like, producing MASADLREELDCSICLTTYTDPVMLRCGHNFCRVCIDRVLDTQDGSGGYSCPKCREEFQERPALMRNLALRKIMENLLTTQPTPRETGIFCTYCVDSPVPAVRSCLHCEASLCDKHLKVHSKSPEHVLSDPSTSLENRKCSVHKKVLEYYCTEDAACICVSCSLAGEHWGHRVEMLDEASEKKKKKLRNVLQKLITKRKETEERVQSLEESRRKAQEKASGEAERVTALFIDLRRRLDDLEKRVLSDISRQEKEKSLSLSALIQKLEIQKDELSRKMRHIEELCNMTDPLTVLQEPDTGDLCDPEEGGGDEDTGGHDNQRHDVDDLDVTVISDTLHTLCDIISGIRSGIYVEGPGDILLDVNTAHNNLHISDDLKTATWTQEKQNRPETAERFQVYPQVMSSRRFTSGRHYWDVEISRSGGWMVGMCYPSIDRRGGQSCVGCNNKSWGLERYNNQYYVTHDRKGIRLRDNISSDTFRICLDYEAGELSFYELCDPIRHLHTFTTTFTEPLHAVLCVWEGSIKILGGGRKWEKPS from the coding sequence ATGGCGTCTGCCGACCTGAGAGAGGAGCTGGACTGCTCCATCTGTCTGACCACTTATACAGATCCTGTAATgctgagatgtggacacaacttctgccgggtcTGTATTGATCGTGTGCTGGATACACAGGACGGGTCTGGAGGTTATTCCTGTCCTAAATGTAGAGAAGAGTTTCAGGAGAGGCCGGCACTGATGAGGAACTTAGCTCTCCGGAAGATAATGGAGAATTTACTGACTACTCAACCAACACCGAGAGAAACCGGGATCTTCTGCACTTACTGTGTGGactctcctgtacctgctgtgagGTCCTGTCTACATTGTGAGGCTTCTCTGTGTGATAAACACCTGAAAGTCCACAGCAAGTCACCAGAACACGTCTTATctgaccccagcacttccctggAGAACAGGAAATGTTCTGTCCATAAGAAGGTCCTGGAATATTACTGCACTGAGGACGCGGCTTGTATCTGCGTGTCCTGCAGTTTGGCCGGAGAACACTGGGGACATAGAGTGGAGATGCTGGATGaggcctctgagaagaagaagaagaaactgaGAAATGTTCTCCAGAAACTGATCACAAAGAGGAAGGAGACTGAGGAAAGAGTCCAGAGTCTGGAGGAGAGCAGGAGAAAAGCTCAAGAAAAAGCATCTGGAGAAGCTGagagagtcactgccctgttTATAGACCTCAGGAGACGACTGGACGACCTGGAGAAGAGGGTCCTGAGTGACATCTCCAGGCAGGAGAAGGAAAAGTCCCTCTCACTGTCTGCTCTGATCCAGAAGCTGGAGATACAGAAGGACGAGCTGTCCAGGAAGATGAGgcacattgaggagctgtgtaacatgactgatccactgactgtgttacaggaaccagacacaggtgacttgtgtgatcctgaggaggggggaggtgatgaggacacaggaggacatgataaCCAGCGCCATGATGTAGATgatctggatgtgactgtgatctcagacacattacacacattatgtGACATAATATCAGGTATAAGGAGCGGGATCTATGTGGAGGGTCCTGGAGACATATTACTGGATGTAAACACGGCTCATAATAATCTCCATATATCAGACGACCTGAAAACTGCAACCTGGACACAAGAGAAGCAGAATCGTCCAGAAACAGCAGAGAGATTCCAGGTTTATCCTCAGGTGATGAGCAGCCGGAGATTTACCTCAGGACGacattactgggatgtggagaTCAGTAGATCAGGGGGGTGGATGGTCGGGATGTGTTATCCCAGTATAGACAGGAGGGGAGGTCAGTCATGTGTTGGATGTAATAACAAGTCCTGGGGTTTGGAGAGATATAATAATCAGTATTATGTGACACATGACAGGAAAGGGATCCGGTTGCGTGACAATATCTCCAGTGATACATTCCGGATCTGTCTGGATTATGAGGCGGGGGAGTTGTCCTTCtatgagctgtgtgaccccatcagacacttacacaccttcaccaccaccttcaccgagccccttcatgctgtgttATGTGTATGGGAAGGTTCCATAAAGATATTAGGGGGAGGCAGGAAGTGGGAGAAACCATCATAA